In Zingiber officinale cultivar Zhangliang chromosome 9B, Zo_v1.1, whole genome shotgun sequence, the genomic window TAAGTATTCCTTTGTTCATCAGACCTTGAATGCTCCTACTTgataaattttagttgctaatttTTCATGGCCCTGGCAACAAGCTTATAGTGAACATATGCTTCCAAATCTGGGTCTCAACACAAAAACTAACAGAAAGTGACTTGGTGTTTCAGGATGGCCGCATTGATTACGGTGAGTTTGTTGCTATGATGCAAAAGGGTACCATGGGATTGGGACTCGGTCGGCGGACAATGAGGAACAGTTTAAACATAAGCATGAGGGATTCTCCAGGACCTTTCTGAGCACACTTCTCACTGGTTGGATTCTGTTTTCTTCTTGGCATTCATGTTTCTGCGAAACGAATATGAAACAACCGAAAATATGAGATTgtcatgttattttttttaaaaatcacaaAATACGTCTCGATTAAGACTTGTGCATCTGAAAGTTAAGAACAATATACATCATCATGctgagaaaaaagaaaagaaaagtaaactAGTTCAACCAAGAATTGAGAACAAACAATGAGAAAAGGTTAGCTATCTTTGCTTTCTTAGTTCAAACTCTAACAGTAAACTATTGCCTTTCTTATCCTTTGTGTTTGTACCTTTTGGTTGGTCATGCACATGTAATGTTCCCATCTATTTTATCAGCATAACCTGCAACTTCTCTGCTGAGTTAAGGATCTCTTGGAAAGGTAGCTTGTGTTGTTTGTATGCTTTGAAAAATCCTTCACAACACTGATCGTATCGAACCGGATCTTTTTTTGGGTCTGATTTGTAGACCATTGGGTTCCATAAGAAGAGGCAGTGGACCCTGATCTTTCATTTAAGGAACTACTAATTGATGGAGGGGCAACATCTCACACAACTATCATTACATCAAGAGTTTATTTTAAGATTCTCCTGTCTTGATCTATGATAATGACATTTAGTCTTCAACAAGGATTTAAAGCAAGATCTAACCATTTGCTTAATAGTTCTTGAATTAGGAGGAATAAGAATAAGTTTGGATTACTTAGACTCTTTACTAGAGTGTTCTGGTTGTATCTTAAAATGTTTGTCGATTGAATAAACATGAAAATGAAGGCCAAAGTTTAGTCTACGAAATTGAGGTTTCTTTTGGGTTGCTAGATTgatttttaacttgaaaattaattACTCTTTTGTTTTTGTCCTTTTTgtcttcattttcttccttccaAGCCTTCTTCAATTGATCATTTTGTATGCTAATGGAAATGGAAAATTAGTCCTCAATATAATGGAACAAATGATGTATGATAAGTTGGAgttctcttttttttattattccttctaaaatattatatatacatttaattattttttttgggcTTATTGTCAAGTGATTGGTTGgggaaatgatttttaaatctatCACTACCTTCCAATCATCAAATGACTTTATCAACTTGATAAATGAcaccttttttattttatttataaagaaGATTTTTTTATAGAGAATATTTTAATATTTGCAaagaagaaaataatattttctaaaattatttttttagaaaaagttttagtatttgataaatttaataagatagataaataaaaaaaaaggcgctcaatTTATTTACAATCCTGCCCATATTCTACATTGCTTTGGctaaaaataaaaacttttaataaaaggatatttcatatttttttaaccaAAACTATTATAAAGCTTTAATTctgtcaaaattattataatattaaaatatttttttattttttgattaaaattattataatttaagttaaacagTTTTAATATTGTTGAAatgatttaaattaaaattgttattaatgaaataaaaatatttttggatgaACAATAAAATGtgatatatttataatatatgattctgtccgaatgctgaatcgacggacgctggggacgggGCGCTTTCCGagtcgctgacgtggatctccggccggtcggacgacgctcaacgaacctgcaaagaagtcgggccgggaaggggttcccggcggcgaccctccgacgctcaagtcaggcaagcagatggtggaaaaagtagctcccaaggccttgaacgcgtacctccggcgaagtatgggGCTCGTTATATAGGATGGTAAAAAGGTTCCTGTGCGTCCACCGAGACACATACATGTCCGTAGCCCATACTTCGGTATATGTCTGTCAGAACGCTTAcatgacgccatactgctacagtccaatcacgtcttcgatgggacagcagaacacctcgttgtcagacttggagtatggcctagccataggacttgacggctgttagaagatgttcctgttctcctttacccaccgccggtcGGGACGTCTGTCCGTCCGGCTGAACGGGGAGTTCACGCGCCATCCGGACGGATCTCATCTCATGCGCAGTCCGGGCGGCACTCTCCTCACGTCCGGACTGCCGTTTGCAGCGATATGCTGGGGAGGActtcggtagggtgctatgtaagaACTGTTAGCAGTacatcaccttctcttaggccttccgctcggctctttgctactgttccattgagcgtcggaaccccgatccctgtcagagcgccttttactatcagatgtttactggtagatcgatcggcttgcccttttctcatgagtctggtcggctcacccttcttcgacggaccacctggccttttgacctccacgtggcgttgacccttaaaaatgggggtcccctgttctaaccgccgcatcacttgcctccccttcaagtctagtcgaaggaggcaaagtccgactgactggactgccggtcaGACTGAGTAACGACTGCTGCATTAGTCCGCTCGGCAGGCTTAGGGATGCACATCCGTTCGGCggtgtcttgcccgtgccttgtattcccttccAAGTACTTTTGATAAATGAGCCGCTCGGCCCCACGCTCTCTTTATTCTTGCCTCATCAGCACGCCCGATCTGAGGTCGGCCTTTACAATCGAGTAGGACCACGCAGAGAGCTACTCGTCATGCGGCTTTATAGGCTCCGGTTGCCCGTCTTTTAACGTCGATTTTTACCGCCGGGGCTCGACGGACtttcgctcggcgggtttatagacgccggctcgtctctcgatatttaacgtcggagctcgacggtcttccgctcggatgtttatagacgccggctcgtctctcgatatttaacgtcggagctcgacggtcttccgctcgggagtttatagacgccggctcgtctctcgatatttaacgtcggagctcgacggtcttccgctcgggagtttatagacgccgcctcgtctctcgatatttaacgtcggagctcgacggtcttcaagctggggtttttatagtcgccggttcgactctacggtttaacgtctgggctagacggccctgAGGGCTAATTCAAAACCCGGCCGAtaggctcgggggtcttcaccatcgagcccctggctcgtatataatcctcccggccgaacggctcgggggtcttcaccatcgagcccgtggctcgtatataatcctcccggccgaacggctcgggggtcttcaccatcgaacccctggctcgtatataatcctcccgaccgaacggctcgggggtcttcaccatcgagcccttagctcgtatataatcctcccggccgaacggctcgggggtcttcaccatcgagcccctggctcggatactatatCGTCGGCCGAAtgactcggggccttcgttcgtcgagcgcttggctcggttattatacctccggtcgaacggctcggggccttcgtcatcgagcgcttggctcggctaattaacctccggccgaatggctcggggccttcgtcatcgagcgcttggctcggctaattaacctccggccgaacggctcggggccttcgtcatcgagcgcttggctcggctaattaacctccggccgaacggctcggggccttcgtcatcgagcgcttggctcggctaattatcctccggccgaacggctcggggccttcgtcatcgagcgcttggctcggctaattaacctccagccgaatggctcggggccttcgttatcgagcctatggctcggctaattaacctccggccgaacggctcggggccttcgtcatcgaggaACTGAAATTCTATGACCGAAATAATATACAGCTGGAAAACTAACCTGCCGACCAGCAGAGGATCTGATTCAgtttctcgactcccgaatacccgtggagtgaggatacGACGTATTCATCGAAACCCATCAAGGCCATGAGGATGGCAGAATTTTCCGGGTCGCCCGTCTTTGCGTTCCAAATAATGGgaacccgagcggagcttctcgatgactttggAGGGGCCCGCTCAAGGAGTCTTCAACTTGCCCATCTCTTCCAACCGGCTTTGCCTTTTTCCATACTAGGTTGTCGACCTGTAATGCCCTTGGGCAAGTGGTGCTTCCCCTTGACTGCCGACCGGACCTTTATCTCGGCCACATGTTGAGATATTTTCCGGTCGGAGATGTACTTCCGCTCGGCCTAATGATGCTGCCGTCGCCTGTTGCTCGAGGCGTTCGACTTGCGCTTCTCGTTTCTGCTGCTCCACgggcttagctgctcttgccttgattagagcgtccAATCCCTCTTGAGAGAGTGCCACGGTgtgtggtcgtccagcttcgtccatctcttccgctcggatgcaggcgtggtcccacagacggcgccaaattgatactgtccgaacgctgaatcgacggacgctggggacggggcgctctccgagtcgctgacgtggatctccggccggtcggacgacgctccggcgaacctgcaaagaagtcgggccgggaaggggttcccggcggcgaccctccgacgctcaagtcaggcaagcagatggtggaaaaagtagctcccaaggccttgaacgcgtacctctggcgaagtaTGGAGCTCGTTATATAGGATGGTGAAAAGGTTCCTGtgcgtccaccgaggcacatacatgTCCGTAGCCCATACTTCGGTATATGTCTGTCAGAacgcttacctgacgccatactgctacagtccaatcacgtcttcgatgggacagcagaacacctcgttgtcagacttggagtatggcctagccataggacttgacggctgtcagaagatgttcctgttctcctttacccaccgccggtcGGGACGTCTGTTCGCCCGGCTGAACGGGGAGTTCACGCGCCGTCCGGACGGATCTCATCTCATGCGCAGTCCGGGCGGCACTCTCCTCACGTTCGGACTGCCGTTTGCAGTGATATGCTGGGGAGAACTTtggtagggtgctatgtaagaACTGTTAGCAGTacatcaccttctcttaggccttccgctcggctctttgctactgttccattgagcgtcggaaccccgatccctgtcagggtgccttttactatcagatgtttactggcagaccgatcggcttgcccttttctcatgagtccggtcggctcacccttcttcgacggaccacctgaccttttgacctccacgtggcgttgacccttcaaaatgggggtcccctattctaaccgccggatcaatatatatatatatatatatatatatatatattactaatTTTCTTTATTGTAAAGAGCCTAAAtatatttgaaatatatataattataaatttaaagggAAATATTGAATGATGGGTCATCTCTTTTTGTAAAGGTCCATGAAATGGAATGTTGTGGACCGTTCACTTTAAAAAAGAAGAAATAATAATGAAATAtttaatcgatcgactgatttaTTCATTTTTCTCTTTAACAAATCGAACTAGTTTTAAACGATCCAAAGAATTCTCAAATGCTCCACTCGCTCAGCTTGGGATTGTGAAGAATATTCCGGCATTAGCTGCTGCCGTCGCCCAAAGCTGGGTTTTTTATTATTAAAGATGCGCTCTTCCGAGTGTCTTACGCTGCCAAATCGGGATTTCTCTCCTTCATCGAGCGACTGCTAGCTTGCATGCTCGGATTCATCGCGTGAAGCTGAAAAGATGGGATCTTGAACTGGTTTCGCGACCTTATCGGCCGCCGAAAGTAAGTCCGGTGGTTTGTTGGTGGCTTCGTAGTACAGATTAAAAAGCAGCGTTGGATTTACTTTTGCCTCCTTTACAGCtctgaaaaaggttattgaatcCAGGAACGAGCTGCAGATGTCTTCGTAGCACATCTACGCAACTTGTTATCTCAGCAAACGACCGTCAAAAGGTTGCATTTTTTTCCCTTTAAAAAGGGTTTGCTGGAGCTTGCGAGGTCAGAGGGTTTTGGTGCTGAGAACTCTAAAAAGTTTTGGTATTTTTCAGTCTTTTCTGCGAACTGGAGCGGCTAAGCAGAGATTCAGTCATTTATGGTGATAATCTCCTGGAGGCCAACGAGAATAAGGAAGAGAAAGTGAAAGGACCAAACAAGCCGAAAAAAGGGGGAAGGATCCCGATTGTGGTGTGTTGTTTGGCTCCCTTTTTTTTGTCCTTTTTTTATTAGGTCGCCCAAGTTATGGCTCTTTATCTTCCTTTATGTAAGCTAAGTCTTTGTATTCCATGCTCGACCCATCAAGCTTTGGGAGTCTTTATGTTTCTCAGAAACAGGCGGTTTGATTGCTGGAGGAGTATTGATTAGTCAGTTTTGGTTTTCCTTGGAGGTATAAGAATTCTCTTAACAACACTGTATCTTGCTGTTTACATCTCTCAAATCATTGTTAGAAACAAGTAATAATaactaaaagttttttttttccttgtaacAATTTAGGATCAAATCGAATGCTACTTGTTCTAATAGCATAATTATACTTGGGAtttcatctattttttttataatatctataaatatatttatatattgtaGGCCATTTTTTAGCATAAGGTGTTATCTTTCTTGCAAGGATGCAACGAGCAGTTCTTGTTGCAATAGCTGCCTCATTTGGAAACTTGTTGCAGGGGTGGGACAATGCTTCCATTGCAGGTGTGTGAAAAAACATACAGACTTGCTTGATTCAAATCTAATCAAAATAGGTTTACGATCCTAATGATAGCTCATGTCTTTCTTCCTTGTAAATTTCATGTTCTATCTTTTTTTTCTCCtgataaataaatattttgataCCACTACTTATGTCATGCCAATTTCTTCGTATAGTTCCATAATGCATATAGGTATTCTACTAGTCAATGTTTCATTTGAATTTTTTCCAAAGTAccagagtttttttttcttctatgctTCAGGTTCTATTATTTTCATTAAAAAGGAATTTAAATTGGAGAATCACCCTGCTGTTGAAGGGCTAATAGTAGCAGTATCACTTATTGGTGCTATGATTATTACGACAATATCCGGAGCAGTATCAGACTGGGTTGGTCGGCGACCCATGCTAATTATCTCTGCTGTTCTCTATTTTCTCAGTAGTTTGGTCATGTGCTTCTCCCCCAACGTCTATGTTTTGCTCCTGGCAAGACTCATCGATGGATTTGGAATAGGTCTTGCTGTTACACTTGTTCCAGTATATATTTCAGAGATTGCTCCAGCAGATATGAGGGGATTATTGAATACACTTCCGCAGTTCAGTGGTTCCCTTGCTATGTTTCTTTCCTATTGTATGGTATTTGGACTGTCATTAAAGCCAAATCCAGACTGGAGATTGATGCTCGGTGTTCTTTCCATTCCTTCCCTTCTGTATTTCTCTCTTGCCTTTTCTTATTTGCCGGAATCCCCAAGGTGGCTCGTAAGCAAAGGACGAATGTTGCAGGCAAAACTGGTTTTGCAGAGATTACGTGGGATAGAAGATGTTTCAGGTCTGTGTAGCATGAATTGCCTCTAAATTGAATTGCTAGTATACTATAATTCATATGATTTGAACGAGGACCCCCTTGTTTCCCTTGTGTTCACACCACCATTGTTTGTACACACTCATTTGtagttttaggttttttttttcctttccttgatCATGAAAATTatgaaatgaaaatgaaaattatgAAATGAAAGAAAAGAATAAGCCAATGGTGATTTCACGAATGTTTGTAAGCCACATGAAGTCATGAATATGCTATTTCTTTACTTGTGCAGGTACAAAATAGTAGAGTGAGTTTTCTTGCACTTTTTTTGTGTATAATAGTAGTATCTTTCAGAAAAATATTGCAAGAAAACTTAGGAAAAGTTTGTTATTAAACCAGAGTGTGATGTTTCATATCCTACATCTATTGGTCCTAAAGATAGCATCAAGAAATTGTGAATTCTTATTGCATTGTTCTTTATATTTTGTATAGTGCTCATGATGGAACCATTTAATACCACAGCATCGGGACTGGATATGTTTCTTTAACAATCTATGTTATGTCACCCACAGTTGTGAATTGTCAGTATACTCTACAGATCCACATCTTTGCTCAAGTCATTCTCTTTGATGTTTCACTAATTCATTTATACTAGAAGTTATTGACCTACTTTTGCTTAAGTACATTctatgtcaaaatcatgttttGAGGTATTCCAGAGCACAATTACATTTGAAGCCTATAGATGTCATGAGAAATTTAAATATTCTTCTGTAAAATCACCTAAACGATcatcttattttttatttcaagttAGACTGTTCTTTCAATTGGATAACTGCAAAATTTTCTTGTGAACAGGAGAAATGGCCCTTCTTGTTGAGGGTTTGGATATAAGTAGTGAGACATCCATCGAGGAGTACGTAATTGGCCCTGCAAATGAGCCCACTGATGATGAGAGAGTAATTGCCGATCAGGAACAAATCAAATTGTATGGAGCAGAAGAGGGTCTTTCTTGGGTGGCTCGGCCTGTTAAGGGAAGCATCCTTGGTAGTGCATTAAGTGTTCTGTCTCATCATGGTAGTTTGGAAACACGTATTAAAATACCACTAATGGATCCTCTGGTGATTCTATTTGGAACTGTCCATGAGAAGCTACCTGAGACAGGCAGCATGTTTTTTGGTAGTGTCCGAAGCGCACTGTTTCCTAATTTTGGAAGCATGTTTAGTGTGACGGAGCAGCAACCTAAAAACGAGGCTTGGGATGAAGAGAGTCTTCAGCCTGAGGGTGAAGACTATGCATCTGATGCAGGAGGAGGTGATTTGGATGACAGTTTAGAAAATCCACTAATCACACGTCAAACGACAACTGTGGAAGGTGGAGAAATCGCCCCGCCTCATGAGAGTGTTGGCAATATGTGGCAAGCTAGTCTTGTGCAGGATAATTCTGGTGTGGCAGTTAGTAGCATGGGTATTGGCGGGGGATGGCAAGTCGCTTGGAAGTGGATTGAAAGAGAAGGTGACGATGAGACGAGAGGAGGATTCAAGAGAATTTATCTACACAAGAAGGGTGTTCCTGGGTCACAAAGAAGTTCCTTTTTTTCGATTCCAGGAGGTGAAGCCTCAGAAGGCAGCACATTTTTCCAAGCTGCTGCTTTGGTGAGTCAGCCGGCTCTTTATTCAAACGAGCTAATGAACCAGAACCCTATTGGACCAGCCATGATTCATCCATCGGAAATTGCTGCTAGAGGCCCATTCTGGTCAGATCCTTATGAATCTGGAGTACGACACGCTTTGTTTCTTGGAATTGGGATCCAAATCCTTCAGCAGGTATTTAAGTTTGCAGGCAGCTCTTGGCTTTTGTAACTTGTGATTTCTCAGTAATCTTTATTGAATCCGTGTTTGATTGTTCTAAATTAGACAGTAAAGGTTCGTTTTATCTTTTAATATCATCAACTTGATTCTCATGTTATTCTGTTCATAGCTTCTTATTTTGCAAAACCGATAAAAAGATAAATCTGTTCTATATGTTTCTTATAAGAAAAAAAAGAGTGAGTTTATCTTATTTGAAAATGCACTGTGCACAAGCAATAAAGTTGGCATTCATATTATTGTTTCTACTTGTTCCATCCTGTTATTTTCACATCCTTTCATGCTAATTGCTATCTTTTATTCTTTCATGATTTACTTCATCTTCATTGTAGTAGATTTTACTTTTGAGAAACTATCCAATTTGATATTTTC contains:
- the LOC122023587 gene encoding monosaccharide-sensing protein 2-like isoform X1, whose protein sequence is MQRAVLVAIAASFGNLLQGWDNASIAGSIIFIKKEFKLENHPAVEGLIVAVSLIGAMIITTISGAVSDWVGRRPMLIISAVLYFLSSLVMCFSPNVYVLLLARLIDGFGIGLAVTLVPVYISEIAPADMRGLLNTLPQFSGSLAMFLSYCMVFGLSLKPNPDWRLMLGVLSIPSLLYFSLAFSYLPESPRWLVSKGRMLQAKLVLQRLRGIEDVSGEMALLVEGLDISSETSIEEYVIGPANEPTDDERVIADQEQIKLYGAEEGLSWVARPVKGSILGSALSVLSHHGSLETRIKIPLMDPLVILFGTVHEKLPETGSMFFGSVRSALFPNFGSMFSVTEQQPKNEAWDEESLQPEGEDYASDAGGGDLDDSLENPLITRQTTTVEGGEIAPPHESVGNMWQASLVQDNSGVAVSSMGIGGGWQVAWKWIEREGDDETRGGFKRIYLHKKGVPGSQRSSFFSIPGGEASEGSTFFQAAALVSQPALYSNELMNQNPIGPAMIHPSEIAARGPFWSDPYESGVRHALFLGIGIQILQQFAGINGILYYTPQILEQAGVEVILSNIGISSDSSSILFSALTTLLMLPSIGIAMRLMDISGRRFLLLSTIPILIASLVVLVLANLIKLGTVVHAVFSTGSVIIYFCFFVMGFGPVPNILCAEIFPTRVRGLCVAICSLAFWIGNIIVTYTLPVMLATIGLAGLFGIYALVCTIAFMFVFLKVPETKSMPLEVITEFFNVRTKRAATRN
- the LOC122023587 gene encoding monosaccharide-sensing protein 2-like isoform X2 gives rise to the protein MIITTISGAVSDWVGRRPMLIISAVLYFLSSLVMCFSPNVYVLLLARLIDGFGIGLAVTLVPVYISEIAPADMRGLLNTLPQFSGSLAMFLSYCMVFGLSLKPNPDWRLMLGVLSIPSLLYFSLAFSYLPESPRWLVSKGRMLQAKLVLQRLRGIEDVSGEMALLVEGLDISSETSIEEYVIGPANEPTDDERVIADQEQIKLYGAEEGLSWVARPVKGSILGSALSVLSHHGSLETRIKIPLMDPLVILFGTVHEKLPETGSMFFGSVRSALFPNFGSMFSVTEQQPKNEAWDEESLQPEGEDYASDAGGGDLDDSLENPLITRQTTTVEGGEIAPPHESVGNMWQASLVQDNSGVAVSSMGIGGGWQVAWKWIEREGDDETRGGFKRIYLHKKGVPGSQRSSFFSIPGGEASEGSTFFQAAALVSQPALYSNELMNQNPIGPAMIHPSEIAARGPFWSDPYESGVRHALFLGIGIQILQQFAGINGILYYTPQILEQAGVEVILSNIGISSDSSSILFSALTTLLMLPSIGIAMRLMDISGRRFLLLSTIPILIASLVVLVLANLIKLGTVVHAVFSTGSVIIYFCFFVMGFGPVPNILCAEIFPTRVRGLCVAICSLAFWIGNIIVTYTLPVMLATIGLAGLFGIYALVCTIAFMFVFLKVPETKSMPLEVITEFFNVRTKRAATRN